A window of Cryptomeria japonica chromosome 3, Sugi_1.0, whole genome shotgun sequence contains these coding sequences:
- the LOC131874339 gene encoding uncharacterized protein LOC131874339 — protein sequence MAEGDEEILGRMTNVELAKVVREQLAKNRAIKREIERLKGRMDRREVEDSGDGDDGDEDETPSFFECEEIPEHQRVKIEKSKLKGAALTWWNFIQTEKVRNGKNMINSWNKMIALVKETYVPEDYGVQLHRRKQNLKQKDMDVSTYTEEFLKLCIKAKTIETEEEKLARYINGLKFSIQDELNLHTPRSVHKCYQIALKVEEKFKKKQDQNSSRGNFRGRRPNFRGRSQGRGPIRCYNCNQEGHIASRCPEKANHNTMGERRSNLIQESDCQSVNSSNTFQSVNALDSYGYPERGEALMMRRALLKVPITKEPPQRKAIFKTTCKLGGKVCKVIIDSGSTKNFVSVEMVEKLKLKRIPHSYPYKVSWLTQGQQALVEEQSWVEFQIGTYKDKLLFDIAKMDACHLLFGRPWQYDLKAHHDGFRNTYSITKDGKVIELLPLMENEEEHKEKEAKVMLMESKEFMKEVKEEGGVCFALIPIPKKEVADVGAADQQGRPRMVPYKVQELLDKYKGVISEGMPKTLPPIREISHCIDFILGATLPNKAAYKLTPQQN from the exons ATGGCAGAAGGAGATGAAGAAATTCTAGGAAGGATGACAAATGTGGAATTGGCCAAGGTTGTGAGAGAACAATTGGCAAAAAATAGAGCCATTAAAAGGGAGATAGAAAGGTTGAAGGGCAGAATGGATAGGAGGGAAGTGGAAGACTCtggagatggagatgatggggatgaggatgagaccCCAAg CTTCTTTGAATGTGAGGAGATCCCTGAGCACCAAAGGGTAAAGATAGAAAAGTCCAAGTTGAAAGgagcagccttgacttggtggaacttTATCCAGACAGAGAAGGTGAGGAATGGTAAGAACATGATCAATTCATGGAATAAGATGATTGCTTTGGTTAAGGAAACCTATGTACCTGAGGACTATGGAGTGCAACttcatagaagaaaacaaaatcttaaacaaaaagacatggatgtaaGCACATATACTGAGGAATTCTTGAAGTTGTGCATAAAGGCCAAGACCATAGAGACTGAGGAAGAGAAGTTGGCAAGATACATCAATGGTCTGAAATTTTccatacaagatgagttgaatctTCACACCCCTAGAAGTGTACACAAATGCTATCAAATTGCATTGAAGGtagaagaaaaattcaagaagaaaCAAGATCAGAATAGCAGTAGAGGAAATTTCAGAGGTAGAAGACCAAACTTCAGAGGTAGATCACAAGGGAGAGGCCCCATAAgatgttacaattgcaaccaagaAGGTCACATTGCTAGTAGGTGTCCTGAGAAGGCAAACCACAAcaccatgggagaaaggaggagcaatcTGATCCaagaatctgattgccaaagtgtgaaCAGCAGCAACACTTTTCAAAGTGTGAATGCACTTGATTCTTATGGATATCCGGAAAGaggtgaagccttgatgatgaggagagcactCCTAAAGGTTCCTATCACAAAAGAACCCCCACAAAGGAAGGCAATATTCAAGACAACTTGCAAATTAGGAGGTAAAGTCTGCAAGGTTATAATAGACTCAGGTTCAACTAAAAACTTTGTGTCCGTGGAGATGGTGGAGAAGCTTAAGCTTAAGAGGATACCACATTCTTATCcatacaaggtgtcatggctcactCAAGGGCAGCAAGCTCTTGTAGAAGAACAATCTTGGGTTGAATTTCAGATTGGCACCTACAAGGACAAACTTCTTTTTGATATAGCTaagatggatgcttgtcatttattgtttggtaggccttggcaatatgacTTGAAGGCACATCATGATGGTTTTAGGAACACCTATTCTATCACCAAAGATGGGAAGGTCATAGAATTGCTACCTTTGATGGAGAATGAGGAAGAACATAAAGAGAAAGAGGCTAAGGTGATGCTGATGGAAAGTAAGGAGTTCATGAAGGAGGTAAAAGAGGAAGGAGGAGTATGTTTTGCATTGATACCTATTCCTAAGAAGGAGGTTGCAGATGTAGGAGCAGCAGATCAACAAGGAAGACCTAGGATGGTTCCTTATAAAGTGCAAGAGCTTCTTGACAAGTATAAGGGTGTGATTTCAGAGGGTATGCCTAAGACCCTCCCTCCTATTAGAGAAATCAGTCATTGCATTGACTTTATACTAGGAGCAACATTGCCCaacaaggctgcatacaaactAACCCCTCAACAAAATTAA